The following are from one region of the Lineus longissimus chromosome 19, tnLinLong1.2, whole genome shotgun sequence genome:
- the LOC135503127 gene encoding metabotropic glutamate receptor 1-like — MRQGLDFVANIEKWSRGRHMSSGAVAVNSFGTSVRGATGILKPTFGFPVKTDTETNTTFCHEKPIMGVIGATEGRVSIPLAGLMGLYSIPMISYLTTAPTLSDINTYPSFYRTIPSDEKLIMAMADLVKHFNWNYISVITTDNEYGREGHLALKSRLIREGVCFARSDLYDPTFGRQHIVNIISALKRDESENAMVIILFMNWRYAKLFLYEAHRQGLEGKTWLLSQAWSATHEILQLPANLARGIIGMSLPSQLSRARQSDFLKYMLKQHLHRRARYNPWLPEYARTKLKCNLLGSGTITGCRESDYDASLKNCSVNLTLKDLLRHETLSVTVNAANAILTLIEAMDMAIDMDQETLALNKWFTHETLNRYVSQVDFRGAGDVTVKFDANGDIVGAKYHIFNIQEYDGDLEVFIIGKWEMKQGPGELTVRDDKIQWNNGTRPASRCSNVCLPGYIMRRSPSVCCWDCKLCPKGTISSTRQSTTCNKCDQFFHTNSNQSECLPNAEMWVHQSVMRIPITIMGSVGVLSFLVITGILWVFRDLVLIRRTELKYTFLLVVFSAQLYPFTHSFRPTTTVCTVHLCLLMIPAALLPVVLISQTKPTLRTSGRILRRLLHKNLAKRFVQMYTFCIIGIVSLSFCMLFFWKGLPSVDRTVEQDGGDITFLSCEDPLSSLGLMPLVSQVTLTILAAYFFERENGETHETRDSTYNGVACYILLLSAAVLLPVYLTVTYKQAKIILLTLGNSIGYLTITCLKFLPQLYDIFIKKDRRVLETVITLDTVTSQLEDPDVAQKDSIL, encoded by the exons ATGAGGCAGGGTCTAGACTTCGTTGCCAATATCGAGAAGTGGTCCAGAGGGCGCCACATGTCATCTGGAGCTGTCGCCGTTAACTCTTTTGGAACGTCCGTTAGAGGCGCCACTGGTATACTAAAGCCGACCTTTGGATTTCCAGTCAAAACCGATACCGAAACCAACACGACATTTTGTCATGAAAAGCCGATTATGGGTGTTATTGGGGCGACAGAGGGCCGAGTCAGTATCCCCCTAGCGGGTTTGATGGGTTTGTACAGCATTCCGATGATCAGCTATCTGACCACCGCTCCAACCCTCAGCGACATCAATACCTATCCATCGTTCTACAGAACTATACCCTCGGATGAGAAGTTAATAATGGCGATGGCTGACCTGGTCAAACATTTTAATTGGAACTACATCTCAGTTATAACAACAGACAACGAATACGGCCGAGAAG GTCACCTTGCCTTGAAGTCCAGATTGATCCGCGAGGGCGTCTGCTTTGCACGTAGTGACCTCTACGACCCAACATTCGGGCGCCAGCAtattgtcaacatcatctccgcACTGAAGAGGGATGAGTCCGAGAACGCAATGGTCATCATACTTTTCATGAATTGGCGGTATGCCAAGTTGTTTTTGTACGAAGCGCATAGGCAAGGCTTGGAAG GTAAAACGTGGCTACTAAGCCAAGCCTGGTCTGCAACGCATGAGATTTTACAACTGCCCGCAAACCTTGCCCGCGGCATTATCGGCATGTCTCTTCCGTCGCAACTATCACGAGCCCGCCAGTCCGACTTCCTCAAGTATATGTTGAAGCAACATCTGCACCGAAGAGCGAGGTACAATCCGTGGCTTCCTGAATACGCCAGGACCAAGCTGAAGTGTAATTTGTTAGGGTCAGGCACGATCACGGGCTGCCGGGAATCGGACTACGATGCCAGCTTGAAGAACTGCTCGGTGAATCTGACACTAA AGGATTTGTTGAGGCACGAGACACTCTCCGTCACCGTCAACGCTGCTAACGCCATCCTTACCCTCATTGAGGCAATGGACATGGCCATCGATATGGACCAGGAGACACTAGCGCTAAACAAATGGTTCACCCACGAAACCCTCAACCGATACGTAAGCCAGGTGGACTTCCGCGGCGCGGGAGACGTTACTGTAAAATTTGACGCGAATGGTGATATTGTTGGAGCGAAGTAtcatattttcaatattcaggAGTACGATGGGGACCTGGAGGTTTTTATCATTGGAAAGTGGGAAATGAAACAGGGACCAGGAGAGCTCACTGTACGGGATGATAAAATTCAGTGGAACAATG GCACCCGACCCGCATCTCGCTGCAGTAACGTATGTCTGCCTGGTTACATCATGAGACGTTCCCCATCCGTGTGTTGCTGGGACTGTAAGCTGTGCCCGAAGGGGACAATCTCCAGCACCAGACAAAGTACCACCTGCAACAAGTGTGACCAGTTTTTCCACACGAACAGCAATCAGTCGGAATGCCTCCCGAATGCTGAGATGTGGGTTCACCAGTCCGTGATGCGAATACCCATCACAATCATGGGATCGGTCGGCGTGCTAAGCTTCCTAGTAATCACTGGTATCCTTTGGGTATTCCGAGATTTAGTCCTAATCCGCCGCACAGAATTGAAGTACACTTTCCTACTTGTGGTATTCTCAGCCCAGTTGTATCCATTTACGCATTCATTTCGCCCCACGACGACCGTATGCACGGTTCATCTATGCCTACTCATGATACCCGCCGCGCTGCTGCCTGTTGTACTGATCAGCCAAACGAAACCGACCCTTCGGACATCAGGCCGTATCCTACGCCGCTTACTCCATAAGAACCTCGCCAAACGCTTCGTACAAATGTATACTTTCTGTATAATCGGCATTGTCTCCCTGAGCTTttgtatgttgtttttttggaaAGGCTTGCCCTCGGTCGACAGAACTGTTGAGCAAGATGGCGGCGATATAACGTTTCTGAGCTGCGAGGATCCGTTGAGTTCGTTAGGCTTGATGCCGCTTGTATCCCAGGTTACCCTAACCATCTTGGCCGCATATTTCTTTGAGCGGGAGAACGGAGAAACGCATGAAACACGCGATTCTACTTACAACGGGGTCGCCTGTTACATCCTCCTGCTTTCCGCCGCTGTTCTGCTGCCTGTCTATCTTACCGTCACATATAAACAAGCAAAGATCATATTACTTACTCTTGGGAACTCTATTGGTTATTTGACAATCACGTGCCTGAAGTTCCTTCCCCAACTGtatgatattttcatcaagaaaGATCGGAGGGTATTGGAAACTGTGATAACCTTAGACACTGTGACGTCGCAGTTGGAAGACCCGGATGTTGCCCAGAAGGACAGTATTCTATGA